From the Thomasclavelia ramosa DSM 1402 genome, the window GCATTTAAAAATCCTCCTTGGAATGAGGTATGGAGTTATGAAAGATCATACCAGCGAATTGAACAGTTAGACGACGGAAAATATACAAGGTGTTTTGTGTATATGTTAGATAACAAAATAGCTGGTGTTGTTTGTGGGAAATTAATAACATATGTTAATGATCTTGATTTTATGATTGAAGATTTTTATATTGATCCTCATTGTCAAAGAAGGGGATTAGGAAAGAAAATGATGAAGGCATTAGAAGAATGTTTACCT encodes:
- a CDS encoding GNAT family N-acetyltransferase, with the translated sequence MIRSVTKNDYEEIAKLMVEAFKNPPWNEVWSYERSYQRIEQLDDGKYTRCFVYMLDNKIAGVVCGKLITYVNDLDFMIEDFYIDPHCQRRGLGKKMMKALEECLPEVDNLILLTGREFYSADFYQKNGFKINDDMVFMVKKLKS